Proteins encoded in a region of the Ornithodoros turicata isolate Travis chromosome 3, ASM3712646v1, whole genome shotgun sequence genome:
- the LOC135387718 gene encoding uncharacterized protein LOC135387718 produces the protein MHQNEATVSIIQAFRRQVFDAFHCLAHPGIRATQRLISTPFLWPSMQKDVRHWTRTCLAYQRAKVHLHTSSPSAAFPLPEARFRHIHIDLVGPLPPSSDSWEPSTVSPLHTIPCSNGLVERLHRQLKAALKTSEFPERWSEHLPLVLLGIRSAIKDCGASAADLLYGGPLRLPGEFFAPGATQPLPDPQDFATRLSSFCATLRAPSYRPSSDRRVFVHPDLATTTHVFVRHDGHRQPLQNPYDGPYLVQSHRPKSFTLLINGRSEVVSTDRIKPAYMDIPSGSAFPAPVSSVPSPVTPVSSPSRRVHRDSKPPICLRP, from the exons ATGCACCAAAATGAGGCAACGGTGAGCATCATTCAG GCCTTTCGACGCCAGGTCTTCGACGCGTTCCACTGCCTCGCCCACCCCGGTATACGAGCCACGCAGCGTCTCATCTCCACCCCTTTCCTGTGGCCCAGCATGCAGAAGGACGTCCGTCACTGGACCCGCACATGTCTAGCATACCAACGAGCCAAGGTGCACCTTCACACGTCGTCGCCCTCCGCTGCCTTCCCCTTACCCGAAGCCCGTTTCCGGCACATACACATCGACCTCGTCGGTCCCCTTCCACCTTCTTCGG ATTCCTGGGAGCCCAGCACCGTCTCACCACTGCATACCATTCCCTGCTCTAACGGGCTCGTAGAGAGGCTCCATAGACAGCTCAAGGCAGCCCTGAAGACCTCGGAGTTTCCGGAACGTTGGTCCGAGCACTTGCCCCTGGTTCTGCTTGGTATCCGCAGCGCCATCAAAGACTGCGGTGCTTCCGCAGCAGATTTGCTGTACGGCGGCCCCCTTCGCCTCCCCGGTGAATTCTTCGCTCCCGGCGCAACTCAGCCCCTGCCCGACCCGCAAGATTTTGCCACCCGGCTCTCCTCATTCTGTGCCACCCTGCGGGCGCCGTCTTACCGACCCTCATCCGATCGTCGCGTCTTCGTGCACCCCGACCTGGCAACCACGACACATGTCTTCGTACGCCACGACGGTCATCGGCAGCCCCTGCAGAACCCATACGACGGTCCCTACCTCGTCCAAAGTCACCGTCCGAAATCCTTCACACTCCTCATCAATGGGCGCTCCGAGGTGGTTTCCACGGATCGCATTAAGCCCGCATACATGGACATTCCGTCTGGCTCAGCGTTTCCAGCTCCCGTCTCTTCGGTCCCCTCCCCCGTGACCCCGGTTTCCTCCCCGTCTCGCCGGGTGCACCGGGACTCGAAGCCGCCTATCTGCCTTCGACCTTAG
- the LOC135387719 gene encoding uncharacterized protein LOC135387719, with amino-acid sequence MGKKISASLHKTLNTCRGVIAVSELIDVPVEEILENLKDQDVIDVRKIKIRKNGEYITTRNIVLTFDRPTLPTKLKVGYLSTDVRPYIPNPLRCFRCNRFGHAADGCRGSACCARCGKSDHETKECKGPDFCVNCSSNHPSYSRSCTKWKYEKEVLHVKVTQFISSPEARKKVAPIFFEKSFATAVKQKVKLVTQYTQTEQSLLTETTTNEVQRGAHPPPVPETPVASLTPTPLLSSQSTEVTSMDCEDETSSERSFASTSSQAPQKNRSSLLGSGSLPDISDKELAAARKKTTRPRVTHGIAEGYSLI; translated from the coding sequence ATGGGGAAAAAGATTTCAGCTTCCTTGCACAAAACACTGAACACTTGCAGGGGCGTCATCGCAGTATCAGAACTGATTGACGTGCCTGTGGAAGAAATCCTAGAAAACTTAAAGGACCAGGATGTCATTGATGTACGCAAAATCAAAATCCGTAAAAATGGGGAGTACATCACCACACGAAATATAGTACTGACTTTTGACAGGCCCACACTTCCAACAAAACTAAAAGTAGGCTACCTGTCAACAGATGTCCGACCTTACATTCCGAACCCGTTGCGCTGTTTtcggtgcaacaggtttggacATGCTGCAGACGGGTGCCGTGGCTCTGCCTGTTGTGCACGATGTGGAAAGTCTGACCATGAGACTAAAGAATGCAAAGGGCCAGACTTCTGTGTCAACTGTTCTTCcaaccacccatcctactcgaggtcctgtacaaagtggaaatatgaaaaagaaGTCCTGCACGTTAAGGTCACACAGTTCATCAGTTCCCCAGAAGCAAGGAAAAAAGTAGCTCCCATCTTTTTCGAAAAATCTTTTGCCACAGCCGTGAAACAGAAAGTGAAACTAGTAACACAGTACACACAGACCGAGCAATCACTACTGACAGAGACAACCACAAATGAAGTTCAACGAGGTGCACATCCACCTCCAGTCCCCGAAactccagtggcgtcactaacaccgacgccactcctgtcctcacagtccacggaggtgacatccatggattgcgaggacgagacgagctctgagcgctcctttgcgagcacgagctcccaagCCCCCCAAAAGAATAGATCTAGtctgttggggagcgggtcactCCCTGACATATCTGACAAGGAGCTTGCGGCTGCACGAAAGAAAACCACAAGGCCGCGGGTCACACATGGAATTGCCGAGGGTTACTCTCTAATCTAG